In the genome of Drosophila pseudoobscura strain MV-25-SWS-2005 chromosome 3, UCI_Dpse_MV25, whole genome shotgun sequence, one region contains:
- the LOC117183721 gene encoding uncharacterized protein produces the protein MNIRWIASRRKDELQSLAKEFGLGETGTVEDLRNRITAFIARPGHPEAVQARLDELATHFGNIPSPRDHRSPATSPGPESRTKIEDSKEGPKLRLIVPELPSTSQGSTHGYRESATETPAAQDEQPRRNAQGPLQGIRPEASSRNHEPGPTTTGPVATPSHQTTTDGEQPRLPQGHWVSRPGGGEISYSLLADKLRKWGVTFDGHADPLAFIERLEERVESYGGSPEQLPRAISGLLTDTSSGWKTPYEVGNRSPRNPSGITLSSCV, from the exons ATGAACATCCGCTGGATAGCGTCCCGCAGGaaggacgagctgcagagccTAGCTAAGGAGTTTGGACTAGGGGAAACTGGGACTGTAGAGGACCTACGGAACCGGATCACCGCATTCATCGCACGCCCAGGGCACCCCGAAGCCGTGCAAGCAAGGCTGGACGAATTGGCCACGCACTTTGGGAACATCCCGAGCCCCAGGGACCACCGGAGTCCAGCCACGTCACCCGGGCCAGAGAGCCGGACGAAGATTGAAGACAGCAAGGAGGGACCAAAACTGCGGTTAATCGTACCCGAACTGCCCAGCACGAGCCAAGGATCCACCCACGGATACCGCGAGTCAGCAACCGAGACACCGGCCGCTCAGGACGAGCAACCACGACGCAATGCCCAAGGACCACTCCAAGGAATCAGACCAGAGGCGTCCAGCAGGAACCACGAGCCAGGACCCACTACCACCGGACCAGTGGCCACGCCTAGCCACCAGACAACCACGGACGGAGAACAGCCACGTCTTCCTCAGGGACATTGGGTCTCACGCCCCGGAGGGGGTGAGATTTCATACTCGTTACTAGCGGACAAACTCCGGAAATGGGGAGTTACTTTCGACGGCCACGCGGACCCACTAGCGTTCATCGAAAGGCTCGAGGAGCGAGTGGAATCATACGGCGGGAGCCCAGAGCAGTTGCCGCGAGCCATCTCCGGTCTCCTTACAG ATACTTCCAGCGGCTGGAAGACACCATACGAAGTCGGgaacagaagcccaaggaATCCTTCCGGGATTACCTTATCGAGTTGCGTCTGA